From the Papaver somniferum cultivar HN1 chromosome 2, ASM357369v1, whole genome shotgun sequence genome, the window CAAATTGGTATGCTTAGACTCGACTGATGTTTATGCATGCTCGTTACAATCGAATTCATGGAGAAAAGTCACTACCATTCCTTATAATAAGCATTTTCGTGAATCAGGAGGCTTGCTTCTGAATGGTGCTATTCATTGGTCGGCCGCCAAAACCATAGTTGCATTTGATGTTAGCAGTGAGACGTTCATGAATTTTCCTTTTGCAGAAGAAATTAAGCCTTCTCGGGAAACAACGTTAACGGTGTTGGGAGATTCTCTTTGCTTAGTTTATGGTGTCCCTGATGTTCGAGTTGATGTGCGGGTCATGCAAAACTATGGAGTGACAAATTCTTGGACTAAGCGATTCACCACTCCCAAGCAAGTATTACTCGACATCCCCGTATGACAAAGCTCTATTGGTCTTTTAAAAATGGTGAGATTCTAATGCATTTTGGCCCAAATTTCGGTTTATACGACGAAAAGAATGACGGAGTTAGGCTTCTGAGTATCAATTGTTATCATTTTAAGTCGATAAGTTACGTGGAGAGCTTAGTTTCACTAAATTCGGGTACTTATACGGGAAATGGAAGAAGTAAAGATGATAAACGTGATCCTAAAAGAATTTCACTTAGCCCCTTCCGAGCATAATCTTGTGGAAGGATGCATGGGGCTGCAAGCCTGCAAACGTTCAAAGAGGTCCTCATATCCTGTTTATTTATTTAGTTCCACACTTCCACTGCAGCTTTGTTGAAAGGATGTTTCGAGCTTGCATGGGGCTTAATCACAAAATATTTGTGTCATGTCGTGATGCGCATAGCATTTGGCTCAAGTCGTGTGCAAGTACGTAGTTGCATGGGGTTCAATCAAAACTACTTTTTCGTATGAAAGGTCACTCCACCAGAAGAAGATTAGTTTCGAGTTGCATGCCTACAAACTTCAGCGTCATAAACGTTTTACAGGACTTTTTTAAACAAAAACTAATTCATTATGATATAAAACATACAAagacaatgaaaatatttttgcaTTATACAATTGGTTTAGCCAGATGGATGAGGAGCTAAGCACTCGATCCAACTATCCATCGATGCTCCCGAGTCCCGACCCTTACTGTATTCTTACAGGTGGACTTTCCTAGTTGAGTGAAAAAATGGAACATAAATAATTAAAGGATTATGAAGCAGCATAACTGCATAAGTGATAATCTACGACGAGATCTGTCAGGTTTCTTCATTAGTAAGGGTATTCACCGTCCCAATTACCTGGAGGATCATATTCGCAAACGACAAACGTACCCCCATTGTTACATACTATTCTAGCACAACCCACACGAACAGATTCTCTCCAAACTATTTGGGTGTAATGCCCACATTCTTTCCCTGTGTTGCACGTATTTGCTCCATAGTTGTAGTATGATTTTTCTGCAATCCAAAGTTTTACTAGCTCAACCGCTGTGAAGGTAGAAGTACTACCCCAAGCAATATTCTCGCCATAGGGTCCATCTGAATGGATGAGTTTACAGTCTCCAGCTCTCTGTTTTGCATAGTTCATGGCATAGGTTGCGAGGTTGTTGTCCCAAGTCACCATACCAACACTTACATTCCCCCTAGCTGCATTATGAGCTGCAAGATAGTCTTGTGGTGTGCTTTGGGCTTGAGAATGATATGTTAAGAAGGTTACGGTTAAGACCATTAGACCCATGACAAAAGCAAAATCAATACTCATTTTCTTGATGTAAGAAGAAATAAGATTATATGTAGAAGAATGATTGTAGTTGACTAGTAGTAGTTGTAgttgttgttgtagtagtagTAGAAGAAAATTACTTGATGATTTGATGATTAAGGTCATTTGGTGAATCTATTTATAGAGGAAAAACTAGAATTTGGGTACATGCATGCTAAAACACCTTGCATGCATGATCTGGATTGCTTAGGAGTTAATCACTTGATCTAGTATCTGTTCATGCATTTGTTCCCCCGGCATTTTTAATGTTAATTAACATCCTAATAATTTGGACACATTTAAAGACCATGAATCCGAAAAGCTCTTCGAAGTCTTCAAACATAAGACATGAACAATACTTTATGAGAGCCCAGAATAGTATGCTGAAGTTCTGAAGGACTGATTCAATTCTATTGCTTTGCCCCATTTAGGGATAAAGTGACATAAGTTAGATTAAGGAGAAAAGAAACCATTTAACAAAGAGAAAAGTGGTAGAAAAATGCAAACGGTAATACAAGAGAAGACACGTAATTAGCAAATTAAGGTGCATGGTTCAATAATAAGCTCGATCATGAGAGACTAACTTGctgaagagaactagtttgcttgCAAGACGCAGTTTATTTTTCTACCTTTTGTTTGACtccttctttctttctgcaaTGATATTCAAGGGCATAAGTGACTAAGGGATTAAGGAGAAAAGAAACCATTTAACAAAGGAAAAACATGATCACTTCTTGATGTAAAAGTGATAGGAGAAAAATGGTAATACAAGGCAAGACAAGATGCGTAACTAGCAAATTGGTGTGGTCCAGTAATAAGCTCATGAAATAGGTTGCTTTGTCTACCTTTTCTTTTACTTTACTCGTTTCTCCGTAAGTCATGCATCATTGGTGATTTTATTTGCTCACAAATGAAAAGGCTATGGGATCTAATCCATGTGGGACTAAATTCTAGTCCAAAAATAAATCCAAAGAGTTAGAGCTCTTTTTCGGTCATGAGTTCAATTCTTCATGCGgccattttttaaaaaaaagaaaagatgtcTTCCTCCCTTCTTCTTTTCTTACATAATTCTCTCTCATTTTCATCCTTGATAGAGTTTAGACTTTAGAGGTTTTCTTTTctcttcacttttttttttttgagaggaaAAGGGCAAAATTTATTAAGAAATAACAATCATCAAAACGATGAATGCTAAgagtacaaaaaagaaaaaatcagctACGAACTATAACATCTTCCCAGTTACATATTAGAGTACCCAAAGTGTGATCCCCAAAGAGCTTAGAATGAATAGACCAATTAAACATAGTACActtgtgtttgagggtgaaaacggtttctgctgattttggtaatttcgggtgtgtgggtgagaaacgaatttaaacccttaacaatgtactgcaagggagtactttagattcgagagatcaatctgtacaaatccggcctaaaccaagaaatggccgttccagacttgcttcggtcacaaagtgaaggagaagggttggttttggggagggaagcaaagaaagtgttgagaccagaacagttgattctggaagagtagttgttttctacgacttgtatcagaaagtgggaagctaacagatggaaagctagcaaatgttttctgagtgttgtatgctcctgacctgaacttgttgttcggtggaaataggtaatgcctatttatacaagttgaagtgaaacgtactttggtctcattaagaaatggaaaacggtgagtaaatgggaggatgtggtaaccggtaacgcctggaattgatgttccataaaataaagcgtttcaccattactccttgtatttactaaccgccccatcctaatgatactttcttataacgggcctagtgtacgccgcacgctgtaaaccgccaaaccagtacccaatgagcatcccccagtttgtgacatgcattgatgtctcgagtgttttcatggaaaacatgtagcatgttgttgtcgtctggaaaGTCGATCTTGGGAGACTCGCCGGCTCGGTGaacttcgacggtcgagattttgcatcttaagaggaaaggtagccgttgattattgcaacccttcatttggtatccagtgacatgaaagcatgctcggtatggctttaatatggcctggtttaggcgcggccaaaaattagggttttggctttgcttaggcgcgaccaaactagggccaaaagttgccatgcgttagatggtaaccttggaagactaagatctgcatctcagatgaaaaggtggtcgttgatcgttgtaggccttcgttttggcatctgcatagggaaggtcggtatggcttggcgcggcaaggtggttggcatgccattggcacatgtggcatggcatgccttggcgcggtttggcgtggccaaaactagggttttgggccaaaagttaccatgcgttgtatggcgaccttggacggctaggatttgcatttaggattgaagggtggtcgttgatcgtcgcacgccttcgttttggtagccgcatagggaaggccggcatggtagggccaaggcaaatgaCGCAaacgacttggcatagtggggccaagggtttggacgacttggcatggtggggcaaagGCAGAATGACGCGAACGGCTTGGCATAATGGGgtcaaggcagaatggtgcggaaggcttggcatagtggggccaaggcagaatggtgcggacgtcttggcatagtggggccaagggtttggacggcttggcacggTGGGGCCATGGCAGAATGGTGTGGATGGCTtgtcatagtggggcc encodes:
- the LOC113352078 gene encoding F-box/kelch-repeat protein At3g06240-like; translated protein: MDDPLKEMNGVETHDVKILGSCNGLLCLGAYVINATNAIRTLILWNPSSKEYKVIIPPLGHLCCAYGFGYDSKIKDYKLVCLDSTDVYACSLQSNSWRKVTTIPYNKHFRESGGLLLNGAIHWSAAKTIVAFDVSSETFMNFPFAEEIKPSRETTLTVLGDSLCLVYGVPDVRVDVRVMQNYGVTNSWTKRFTTPKQVLLDIPV
- the LOC113354018 gene encoding pathogenesis-related protein 1-like, producing MSIDFAFVMGLMVLTVTFLTYHSQAQSTPQDYLAAHNAARGNVSVGMVTWDNNLATYAMNYAKQRAGDCKLIHSDGPYGENIAWGSTSTFTAVELVKLWIAEKSYYNYGANTCNTGKECGHYTQIVWRESVRVGCARIVCNNGGTFVVCEYDPPGNWDGEYPY